In Rhizobium gallicum bv. gallicum R602sp, the following proteins share a genomic window:
- a CDS encoding ABC transporter ATP-binding protein, giving the protein MRILLDNFSKSFGATKVIENMNLEVAHGEMLALLGPSGCGKSTTLFAICGIHRPTGGRILFGDRDVTDLPSQVRNVGVVFQSYALYPHMTVAENIGFPLKVKAIPSADIRKEVDRIAALVQIGNLMGRRPSELSGGQQQRVALARALIRKPDVLLLDEPLANLDAKLRLEMRSEIRRIQRETGITAILVTHDQVEAMSMCDRIAIMKEGEIIQIATPAEMYNDPRTAFVAGFLGNPPITFLHGVAAKGVFSIPGSEIKVPLPACVDASDGAKLTLGVRPEHYNPTGDVPVTGVVNFAETQGRENLYDVRIAGGPLLRSIQPVRHDIKIGDEVTWAIDSRNVFIFDENGRRL; this is encoded by the coding sequence ATGCGAATCCTCCTCGACAATTTCTCGAAGAGCTTCGGCGCCACCAAGGTCATCGAAAACATGAACCTGGAAGTGGCCCACGGCGAGATGCTGGCCCTGCTCGGTCCTTCAGGCTGCGGCAAGTCGACGACGCTCTTTGCCATCTGCGGCATCCATCGCCCGACCGGGGGCCGCATCCTCTTCGGCGACCGCGATGTTACCGATCTCCCGAGCCAGGTGCGTAATGTCGGCGTCGTGTTTCAGTCCTACGCGCTCTATCCGCACATGACGGTTGCCGAAAACATCGGCTTTCCGCTGAAGGTCAAGGCAATACCCTCAGCCGACATCCGCAAGGAGGTCGACCGCATCGCCGCTCTCGTGCAGATCGGCAACCTGATGGGCCGTCGCCCCTCTGAGCTTTCCGGCGGTCAGCAGCAGCGCGTGGCGCTCGCCCGCGCGCTGATCCGCAAACCGGACGTCCTGCTTCTCGATGAGCCACTCGCCAATCTCGACGCAAAGCTCCGGCTGGAGATGCGCTCGGAAATCCGTCGCATCCAGCGCGAGACGGGCATCACCGCGATCCTGGTCACCCACGACCAGGTGGAAGCCATGAGCATGTGCGACCGCATCGCCATCATGAAAGAAGGTGAGATCATACAGATCGCAACACCGGCAGAGATGTATAACGACCCACGCACCGCCTTCGTTGCCGGCTTCCTGGGAAACCCGCCGATCACCTTCCTGCATGGCGTGGCTGCAAAGGGTGTCTTCTCCATTCCAGGCAGCGAGATCAAAGTTCCACTCCCCGCTTGCGTTGACGCCTCGGATGGCGCCAAGCTGACGCTCGGCGTGCGGCCGGAGCACTACAATCCAACCGGCGACGTGCCGGTCACAGGCGTCGTGAACTTCGCCGAAACGCAGGGCCGGGAAAATCTTTATGACGTGCGGATTGCTGGGGGACCACTGCTGCGCTCCATCCAGCCTGTCCGTCACGACATCAAGATCGGCGACGAGGTCACCTGGGCAATCGACAGCCGCAACGTGTTCATTTTCGACGAAAACGGACGGAGGCTCTGA
- a CDS encoding carbohydrate ABC transporter permease, which produces MAEKSQPSANYRTWPVILALAIVSLPLVLMYAYLFIDTVTDKQPAALMPDTLTLRHWTFLWQTPPGRPNIWLVTLNTLIFTASTTAVVLLVSSMAGYVLSRLNVPARGFFLAGVMVLHAFPSVTLIIAIFIVLQMVGLYNSLIGVILVKAAIDLPLGIWLMKGFYDSVPWEIEMAGVVDGASRFRVWRSLVLPQVRPAIMALALFSFLSSWGEFILPQVLAPGGQVQVLSVYLSGLIADDNNFDFGTFKAVGVFYVIPVLLLYGFFHKYLMNIYGGGSKG; this is translated from the coding sequence ATGGCGGAGAAATCCCAGCCCTCGGCGAACTACCGCACCTGGCCGGTCATTCTGGCACTCGCCATCGTCAGCCTGCCGCTGGTGCTGATGTATGCCTATCTCTTCATCGATACGGTCACCGACAAGCAACCGGCCGCGCTGATGCCGGATACGCTTACCCTGCGGCACTGGACATTCCTTTGGCAGACGCCGCCTGGAAGGCCGAACATCTGGCTGGTGACGCTGAACACGCTGATCTTCACGGCGAGCACGACGGCCGTCGTACTCCTCGTCTCTTCCATGGCGGGCTATGTGCTATCGCGGTTGAACGTGCCTGCCCGCGGTTTCTTCCTTGCCGGCGTCATGGTGCTGCACGCCTTCCCGTCGGTCACACTCATCATCGCGATCTTCATCGTACTGCAGATGGTCGGCCTTTATAATTCACTGATCGGCGTCATCCTTGTGAAGGCCGCGATCGACCTGCCACTCGGCATATGGCTGATGAAAGGCTTCTACGACAGCGTGCCCTGGGAGATAGAAATGGCCGGCGTCGTCGACGGCGCCTCGCGCTTCCGGGTCTGGCGCAGTCTCGTGCTGCCGCAGGTGCGTCCGGCGATCATGGCGCTGGCGCTCTTCTCCTTCCTTTCGAGCTGGGGAGAATTCATCCTGCCGCAGGTATTGGCCCCAGGCGGTCAGGTACAGGTGCTGTCGGTCTACCTTTCGGGGCTGATCGCCGATGACAATAATTTCGACTTCGGCACCTTCAAGGCGGTAGGCGTGTTCTACGTGATCCCGGTGCTGCTGCTTTACGGATTCTTCCACAAATATCTCATGAATATCTATGGCGGCGGGAGCAAAGGCTGA
- a CDS encoding carbohydrate ABC transporter permease yields MRSSRTLGLIMIAPAAIMIVLFFLMPVVLTAVFSFTNMTTATGISGGAYQIAPNSLIALKDEMPEVVQQLTEPRYAIDEEGIKGVEGLALEPGIARELREKHLGEVFSSRREAERMIKDLTDRPSTRDVKQISEQFNRSVANLRFSSKEDLFASLDKFGFKMTPEEKEGLASATYTGWSWTTENFSRIASSPDMAQILFNTLLYVALVLVLFNTCYAMLLAIWTHYMPNVQATIFRSVWLLPRITPVVIYVLMWKWLAWDTGFISTFMGKFGYAPKNYLLDNAYNAWLFVVLINGFIGASMGMLVFSSALKAIPKSQFFASEVDGASRWQQIRYIILPQMRWPILFVTCYQTLSLLASFNEILLSTRGGPGKATEVWSLAAYHTALNNYAGNLEYGLGAAMALVLVIIGIILSLAYLRVFNYATLVARPLIED; encoded by the coding sequence ATGAGATCGTCCAGAACGCTCGGGCTCATAATGATCGCACCGGCCGCGATCATGATTGTGCTGTTCTTCCTGATGCCGGTAGTGCTAACCGCCGTCTTTTCCTTCACGAACATGACGACCGCCACGGGCATTTCGGGCGGCGCCTACCAGATCGCCCCAAATTCTCTCATCGCGCTCAAGGACGAGATGCCGGAGGTCGTGCAGCAGCTTACCGAGCCGCGCTACGCGATCGACGAAGAGGGTATCAAGGGCGTCGAGGGCCTTGCGCTTGAGCCTGGCATCGCTAGGGAGCTGCGCGAAAAACATCTCGGTGAGGTCTTCTCCTCGCGCCGCGAAGCCGAGCGCATGATCAAGGATCTTACCGACCGGCCGTCGACCCGTGACGTCAAGCAAATCTCAGAGCAGTTCAACCGCTCCGTTGCCAATCTGCGTTTCTCGAGCAAGGAGGACCTTTTCGCCTCGCTCGACAAGTTCGGCTTCAAGATGACGCCGGAAGAGAAGGAAGGCCTCGCCAGCGCGACCTATACCGGCTGGAGCTGGACGACGGAAAACTTCTCGCGCATCGCCTCGTCACCGGACATGGCGCAGATCCTTTTCAACACATTGCTCTACGTCGCACTTGTGCTCGTGCTCTTCAACACATGCTACGCCATGCTCCTCGCGATCTGGACTCACTACATGCCGAACGTGCAGGCAACGATTTTTCGGTCCGTATGGCTCCTGCCGCGCATCACGCCCGTCGTTATCTACGTGCTGATGTGGAAATGGCTCGCTTGGGATACCGGCTTCATCTCCACCTTCATGGGCAAGTTCGGCTACGCGCCGAAGAACTATCTTCTCGACAACGCTTATAACGCTTGGCTCTTCGTGGTGCTGATTAACGGCTTCATCGGTGCTTCGATGGGCATGCTGGTCTTTTCCTCGGCGCTGAAGGCGATCCCGAAGAGCCAGTTCTTCGCAAGCGAGGTGGATGGCGCCAGCCGCTGGCAGCAAATCCGCTACATCATCCTGCCGCAGATGCGCTGGCCGATCCTGTTCGTCACCTGCTACCAGACGCTGTCGCTGCTTGCCTCCTTCAACGAAATCCTCCTTTCGACGCGCGGCGGGCCGGGCAAGGCGACCGAAGTCTGGTCGCTTGCCGCCTATCACACGGCGCTCAACAACTATGCCGGCAATCTGGAATATGGCCTTGGCGCCGCTATGGCGCTCGTCCTCGTGATTATCGGCATCATCCTGTCGCTCGCCTATCTGCGTGTCTTCAATTACGCCACGCTGGTTGCGCGGCCGCTCATCGAGGATTGA
- a CDS encoding glycerophosphodiester phosphodiesterase: MQRDFSAFFERYGWPAGRGRLPLCIGHRGASGYARENTLAAFRLAADLGAEMWELDTQLTKDGVVVVSHDDHLERVYGVGKRISKMMATELAALDGVDVPTFEAVADLARETGTGLYVELKAPGSGLACWQQLLEKGQRFACLGSFDTAQVRALRQAGCDYPLSVLVRVGDNPHVIGDEADADILHLCWERAGERPQDLVTPALMERAFARGREIVLWHEERRPILDEIMKLPVLGICTDQPDMMRNVPGGESKFGRQG; this comes from the coding sequence ATGCAACGCGATTTCTCAGCCTTCTTCGAGCGTTACGGCTGGCCCGCCGGCAGGGGCCGGCTGCCTCTGTGCATCGGCCATCGAGGCGCAAGCGGGTATGCCCGCGAAAATACGCTCGCCGCCTTCCGCCTGGCGGCGGACCTCGGGGCAGAAATGTGGGAGCTCGACACGCAGTTGACCAAGGACGGCGTCGTCGTCGTTTCCCATGACGACCATCTCGAGCGCGTCTACGGCGTGGGCAAGCGTATTTCAAAGATGATGGCAACCGAGCTTGCCGCACTGGACGGCGTCGACGTCCCGACCTTCGAGGCGGTCGCCGACCTTGCCCGCGAGACCGGGACCGGGCTCTATGTTGAGCTGAAAGCACCGGGAAGCGGCCTCGCCTGCTGGCAGCAACTGCTCGAAAAGGGCCAGCGATTCGCCTGCCTCGGCTCCTTCGACACCGCACAGGTGCGCGCGCTTCGCCAAGCCGGTTGCGACTATCCGCTGTCTGTGCTTGTTCGCGTCGGCGATAACCCGCACGTCATCGGCGACGAGGCGGATGCCGATATCTTGCATCTTTGCTGGGAACGCGCCGGCGAGCGGCCGCAGGACCTGGTCACCCCGGCACTGATGGAGCGCGCCTTCGCACGAGGCCGCGAGATCGTTTTGTGGCATGAGGAAAGACGGCCGATCCTCGATGAGATCATGAAGCTGCCGGTGCTGGGTATCTGCACGGATCAGCCCGATATGATGCGCAACGTGCCGGGTGGGGAAAGTAAGTTTGGCAGACAAGGATAA
- a CDS encoding LacI family DNA-binding transcriptional regulator has protein sequence MADKDKGPRRVTSFDVARVAGVSRAAVSRAFTPDASVSPKTREKVYQAAKELGYRVNYLARSLTNKRSDLVGVVAAGLDNPFRTLQIEHLARTLIFRNFRPILLPTSKEADTSTVIGQLLHYAVSGVIVTSDAPPTEICEQCAAEGVPIVLINKGDEIPFVDRIISDDHTAGNLAADHLVDKGAKRLAAIAASSVSYTARRRCEAFLARCRQRGLEAQLFTVALNDYQSGFNAASGLISLGIDGVFCANDYMACGVIDRLMSGRSREDGPAMRVIGHDNIPQASWAAYELTTIRQPCDLQADQAIGLLMSRMAKPDMTARVEFTPVSLIKRRTA, from the coding sequence TTGGCAGACAAGGATAAAGGTCCGCGCAGAGTAACGTCCTTCGACGTGGCGCGTGTGGCGGGCGTCTCGCGCGCGGCCGTATCGCGCGCCTTCACGCCGGATGCGAGCGTTTCGCCGAAGACTCGCGAAAAGGTCTATCAAGCGGCCAAGGAGCTCGGCTACCGCGTCAACTACCTCGCCCGGAGCCTGACGAACAAGCGCTCCGATCTCGTCGGCGTCGTCGCCGCCGGGCTCGACAACCCATTCCGCACGCTTCAGATCGAACATCTGGCGCGTACGCTCATTTTCCGCAATTTCCGTCCGATCCTGTTGCCGACCTCCAAGGAAGCGGATACCTCGACCGTCATCGGTCAGCTTCTGCATTATGCCGTCTCCGGCGTAATCGTGACATCGGACGCGCCGCCGACGGAAATCTGCGAGCAGTGCGCCGCCGAGGGTGTGCCGATCGTGCTGATCAACAAGGGCGACGAGATTCCCTTTGTCGACCGCATCATTTCCGATGACCACACCGCAGGAAATCTGGCCGCCGATCACCTGGTCGATAAAGGCGCCAAGCGTCTCGCCGCAATTGCCGCGTCCTCCGTCTCCTACACGGCACGCCGCCGCTGCGAGGCCTTCCTTGCCCGCTGCCGCCAGCGCGGCCTCGAGGCGCAGCTCTTCACCGTCGCCCTAAACGACTATCAAAGCGGCTTTAACGCGGCATCCGGGCTCATCTCCTTGGGAATCGACGGCGTCTTCTGCGCCAACGACTACATGGCCTGCGGCGTGATTGACCGTCTGATGTCGGGCCGCAGCCGCGAAGACGGGCCCGCCATGCGCGTGATCGGCCATGACAATATCCCCCAGGCAAGCTGGGCTGCCTATGAGCTCACAACCATCCGCCAGCCTTGCGACCTTCAGGCCGACCAGGCGATCGGCCTGCTGATGAGCCGCATGGCTAAGCCGGATATGACGGCGCGCGTAGAATTCACGCCCGTTTCGTTGATCAAGAGAAGGACTGCCTGA